The following coding sequences are from one Streptomyces angustmyceticus window:
- a CDS encoding lipocalin-like domain-containing protein: protein MGVDEIIGCWSLVDCSVERAGKEPRPLGDRPGGMLLYSRDGWMSALLTAAADDGARQRLRWRRARD, encoded by the coding sequence ATGGGCGTGGACGAGATCATCGGCTGCTGGAGTCTGGTGGACTGCTCGGTCGAGCGGGCGGGGAAGGAGCCCCGGCCGCTGGGTGACCGGCCCGGCGGGATGCTGCTGTACAGCCGGGACGGCTGGATGAGCGCGCTGCTGACGGCCGCCGCGGACGACGGCGCTCGTCAGCGCCTGCGGTGGCGCCGGGCGCGGGACTGA
- a CDS encoding YceI family protein — MGIFSRRQSATIEPTQAVGPRTPAPAADGTGVPLDPALRALTGQWTIDRPHSRIGFSVRHAMVTTVRGAFADYDSALYFDGAQPSQSRAELVIRVASVDTGVEQRDAHLIGTDFFDAQRFPEMVFRSTSTIHEGAESFRMTGDLTIRDHTRPVELQLAYLGSVLDPFGYERAGFDATTTIDRTDWGLVYNQRLEAGGAMVSERVRLQFDISAIRSVPPA; from the coding sequence ATGGGTATCTTCAGCCGTCGCCAGAGCGCGACTATCGAGCCGACGCAGGCGGTTGGCCCCCGTACGCCCGCCCCGGCGGCCGACGGCACCGGAGTCCCGCTCGACCCCGCGCTCCGCGCGCTCACCGGGCAATGGACCATCGACCGCCCGCACAGTCGCATCGGATTCTCCGTGCGACATGCGATGGTGACGACGGTACGAGGTGCTTTCGCTGATTACGACAGTGCGCTGTATTTCGACGGAGCCCAGCCCTCCCAGTCCCGGGCCGAACTCGTCATCCGGGTCGCCAGCGTCGACACGGGCGTGGAGCAGCGGGACGCACACCTCATAGGCACCGACTTCTTCGACGCGCAGCGCTTCCCGGAGATGGTGTTCCGCAGCACCTCCACGATTCACGAGGGTGCGGAGAGCTTCCGGATGACAGGGGATCTCACCATCCGTGACCACACCCGGCCGGTCGAGCTGCAACTCGCCTACCTCGGCTCGGTCTTGGACCCCTTTGGCTATGAGCGAGCCGGATTTGACGCCACCACCACCATCGACCGCACCGATTGGGGCCTGGTCTACAACCAACGCCTGGAGGCGGGCGGCGCCATGGTGAGCGAGAGGGTTCGGCTGCAGTTCGACATCTCCGCGATCCGGTCCGTGCCCCCGGCGTAG
- a CDS encoding PadR family transcriptional regulator has product MGADELILSHAQELRRGTVVLACLTLLEEPQYGYALLETLGDAGVAVDGNTLYPLLRRLEKQGLLISEWNTDESRPRKFYRVSPEGTRVRAGLLREWRDLGASLSRLTKGER; this is encoded by the coding sequence GTGGGCGCCGATGAACTGATCCTCAGCCATGCCCAGGAGCTACGCCGCGGCACGGTCGTCCTGGCCTGCCTGACGCTCCTGGAGGAGCCGCAGTACGGCTATGCGCTCCTGGAAACGCTCGGCGATGCCGGTGTTGCCGTCGACGGCAACACCCTCTATCCGCTGCTGCGCCGCCTGGAGAAGCAGGGGCTGCTCATCAGCGAGTGGAACACGGACGAGTCCAGGCCGCGCAAGTTCTACCGGGTCAGCCCCGAGGGCACTCGGGTCCGCGCCGGGCTGCTGCGCGAGTGGCGGGACCTCGGCGCCTCGCTATCACGACTGACCAAGGGGGAACGTTGA
- a CDS encoding HAAS signaling domain-containing protein: MLSASRTGTLTDRYVAEVVRRIPADQRGDVADELRATIADTVESRGPADPEAAEREVLTEMGDPIRLAARYADRPLALIGSGLYPTYIRLLTVLLCTVLPAVTAVTVVLDILDGRGADEVIGGAVTAVFSLGAQMIAWLTVVFALVERSGKRAGTVGRGWTPDDLPERRVPKKRGAAAYAGVVWHALLIALIVWQHTARPYRTDGGVRLDVLDPGLWSAWIWPVLAGLVGLVTLDAIRAVRVCTRALAVWSACAEAVFALPLAWVLYRQEFFNPAFVSDLNGGWQTPDSFYTVVVTGVLVVGAGKIVRRFREARG; this comes from the coding sequence ATGTTGTCCGCGTCCCGCACGGGCACGCTGACGGACCGTTATGTGGCGGAGGTCGTCCGGCGCATCCCGGCCGATCAGCGTGGCGACGTGGCCGACGAGCTGCGCGCCACGATCGCCGACACCGTCGAGTCCCGCGGCCCGGCCGACCCGGAGGCCGCCGAGCGCGAGGTGCTGACCGAGATGGGCGACCCGATCCGGCTCGCCGCCCGGTACGCGGACCGGCCGCTCGCCCTGATCGGGTCCGGGCTCTACCCGACGTACATACGGCTCCTCACGGTCCTGCTGTGCACCGTGCTGCCCGCGGTCACCGCAGTGACCGTGGTGCTCGACATCCTGGACGGCCGGGGAGCCGATGAGGTGATCGGCGGCGCCGTCACGGCGGTGTTCTCCCTCGGGGCCCAGATGATCGCCTGGCTCACCGTGGTGTTCGCCCTCGTCGAGCGGTCCGGCAAACGGGCCGGGACGGTCGGCAGGGGCTGGACGCCCGACGACCTGCCCGAGCGGCGCGTACCGAAGAAGCGCGGTGCGGCGGCCTACGCCGGAGTGGTGTGGCACGCGCTGCTGATCGCCCTGATCGTCTGGCAGCACACCGCGCGGCCGTACCGGACCGACGGCGGCGTCCGCCTCGATGTGCTCGACCCGGGCCTGTGGTCGGCCTGGATCTGGCCGGTCCTGGCCGGGCTCGTCGGACTCGTGACGCTCGACGCGATCCGGGCGGTGCGGGTGTGCACGCGCGCCCTGGCCGTCTGGAGCGCCTGCGCCGAGGCGGTCTTCGCACTGCCGCTGGCCTGGGTCCTGTATCGGCAGGAGTTCTTCAATCCGGCCTTCGTCTCCGACCTCAACGGCGGCTGGCAGACACCGGACTCCTTCTACACCGTGGTGGTGACGGGGGTCCTCGTGGTGGGCGCGGGCAAAATCGTGCGGCGGTTCCGCGAGGCGCGGGGCTGA
- a CDS encoding VOC family protein has protein sequence MPLHRLARITMGVPHVDATHDYYADFGLTALGRGRFASADGGEQLKIVHAARRRLDELVVAADDADDLGRIGAALDRLEMPYVRDRHCLRAVDPGTDVTVTVEVRPRIVQRAAAPEPCNGPGRVERPDGRAPAVLREDAVRPRRLGHVVLGSTDQAASQWFFTEGLGFKVSDLVPGAAFLRCSTDHHNVLVQQAPVPFLHHSSWQVDDVDEVGRGATRMLAGHPERHVWGLGRHHVGSNFFWYLKDPAGNFAEYFADMDCIVDDQLWTPRVWEDARSLYSWGPPVPPSFLEPEDLAALMTGAHDAS, from the coding sequence ATGCCCCTGCACCGTCTCGCCCGGATCACCATGGGCGTGCCTCATGTGGATGCCACACACGACTACTACGCCGACTTCGGGCTCACCGCCCTGGGCCGCGGGCGCTTCGCCTCGGCCGACGGGGGTGAGCAGTTGAAGATCGTGCACGCCGCCCGCCGCCGGCTGGACGAACTGGTCGTCGCGGCCGATGACGCCGACGACCTCGGGCGGATCGGCGCCGCCCTGGACCGCCTGGAGATGCCGTACGTCCGCGACCGGCACTGCCTGCGCGCGGTCGATCCCGGCACGGACGTGACCGTCACCGTCGAGGTCCGGCCCCGTATCGTGCAGCGCGCGGCCGCGCCCGAGCCCTGCAACGGGCCCGGCCGCGTGGAGCGGCCCGACGGCCGGGCACCGGCGGTGCTGCGCGAGGACGCCGTCCGGCCGCGCCGTCTGGGGCATGTGGTGCTGGGGTCGACCGACCAGGCGGCCTCGCAGTGGTTCTTCACCGAGGGCCTGGGATTCAAGGTCAGCGATCTGGTTCCGGGCGCCGCCTTCCTGCGGTGTTCGACCGACCATCACAACGTCCTGGTGCAGCAGGCTCCGGTCCCTTTCCTGCACCACTCCTCCTGGCAGGTCGACGACGTCGACGAGGTCGGGCGCGGCGCGACGCGCATGCTGGCGGGCCACCCCGAACGCCATGTCTGGGGCCTGGGCCGCCACCACGTCGGCTCGAACTTCTTCTGGTACCTCAAGGACCCGGCCGGCAACTTCGCCGAGTACTTCGCCGACATGGACTGCATCGTCGACGACCAGCTGTGGACACCCCGGGTGTGGGAGGACGCCCGCTCCCTCTACAGCTGGGGCCCGCCGGTCCCGCCCTCCTTCCTCGAACCCGAGGACCTCGCCGCGCTGATGACCGGCGCCCATGACGCGAGCTGA
- a CDS encoding NAD-dependent epimerase/dehydratase family protein: MILVTGGLGFIGSHTVRALLDLGEDCVVVQRRARELPAVLAGARVAVEQADVADRDALLAIGDRHDITGIVHLAGPHPWPPVPGSPVEETRRVLDGLLNIVQAAQEWGVRRLGIASTIGVYFGAANDGPLHEDTPLSMSASASIPAFKKVGELLGGFLAGVTGIDIVNYRISGTWGPLGHLDPFFAAPALVHAAARGTAPDLSHLMGPAFAEDGLDLSYVKDTGRAIALLQLADKLNHRTYNVGSGHATTNAQFIEAMKKVAPEAQIALPAGGDASHLVLDISRLKEDTGYQAEYDIERAVSDYLAWLRAGHQR; encoded by the coding sequence ATGATCCTCGTCACCGGAGGTCTCGGCTTCATCGGATCCCATACCGTACGAGCGCTCCTCGACCTGGGCGAAGACTGCGTGGTGGTCCAGCGCCGCGCCCGTGAACTCCCCGCCGTACTCGCCGGAGCGCGGGTGGCGGTCGAGCAGGCGGACGTCGCCGATCGCGATGCCCTGCTCGCGATCGGCGACCGCCACGACATCACGGGCATCGTGCACCTGGCGGGACCCCATCCCTGGCCTCCCGTCCCTGGCTCGCCGGTCGAGGAGACACGGCGAGTGCTCGACGGGCTGCTGAACATCGTGCAGGCGGCGCAGGAGTGGGGCGTACGACGGCTCGGTATCGCCAGCACGATCGGGGTCTACTTCGGCGCCGCGAACGACGGACCGCTGCACGAGGACACCCCCTTGTCGATGAGTGCGTCCGCCTCGATCCCCGCCTTCAAAAAAGTCGGCGAACTGCTGGGTGGATTCCTTGCCGGCGTCACGGGTATCGACATCGTCAACTACCGCATCTCCGGCACCTGGGGCCCGCTCGGCCACCTCGATCCGTTCTTCGCCGCGCCCGCCCTCGTTCACGCCGCCGCCCGTGGCACGGCCCCGGATCTCTCCCACCTCATGGGGCCGGCCTTCGCCGAGGACGGACTCGACCTCAGCTATGTCAAGGACACCGGGCGGGCGATCGCGCTCCTCCAGCTCGCGGACAAGCTGAACCACCGCACGTACAACGTCGGTTCCGGCCACGCCACGACCAACGCCCAGTTCATCGAAGCGATGAAGAAGGTGGCTCCCGAGGCGCAGATAGCCCTCCCCGCCGGAGGCGACGCGTCGCACCTGGTCCTCGACATCAGCCGTCTGAAGGAAGACACCGGCTACCAGGCGGAGTATGACATCGAGCGAGCCGTCAGTGACTACCTCGCGTGGCTGCGCGCGGGCCATCAGAGGTGA
- a CDS encoding TetR/AcrR family transcriptional regulator, whose protein sequence is MNDSGQGPGSSARPKRKDAQRNQQTLLEAAASVFVTSGVEAPVRDIAAKAGVGMGTIYRHFPTRADLVIAVYRHQVDACAEAGPTLLATGPTPHAALGQWVDLFVDFLVTKHGLAAAMQGEGTGFETLHAYFLERLLPVCTQLLDAATASDEIRADLDAYQLLRGIGNLCIGAESDPRYDARQLVALLVAGLRQPH, encoded by the coding sequence GTGAACGACAGCGGCCAGGGCCCGGGAAGCTCAGCCAGGCCCAAGCGCAAGGACGCCCAGCGCAACCAGCAGACCCTGCTGGAGGCGGCCGCCTCGGTCTTCGTCACCTCGGGCGTGGAAGCGCCGGTACGCGACATCGCGGCCAAGGCCGGCGTCGGGATGGGCACGATCTACCGCCACTTCCCCACCCGGGCGGACCTCGTCATCGCCGTCTACCGCCACCAGGTCGACGCCTGCGCCGAAGCCGGCCCGACCCTGCTGGCGACCGGCCCGACACCCCATGCCGCCCTGGGGCAGTGGGTCGACCTCTTCGTCGACTTCCTGGTCACCAAGCACGGTCTCGCCGCCGCCATGCAGGGGGAGGGCACCGGCTTCGAGACGCTCCACGCCTACTTCCTCGAACGCCTCCTGCCGGTGTGCACCCAACTCCTCGACGCCGCCACCGCCTCCGACGAGATCCGCGCCGACCTCGACGCCTACCAACTCCTGCGCGGCATCGGAAACCTCTGCATCGGCGCCGAAAGCGACCCACGCTACGACGCACGCCAGCTGGTCGCACTCCTCGTCGCAGGGCTGCGTCAGCCGCACTGA
- a CDS encoding UbiD family decarboxylase has translation MARIKDLRAYLDALDALGDLRTVDRLVDPDLEVGAIIRRSYETVAPAPLFTHIKDSAPGFRLLGAPGALSSAPGRPLARIALSLGLDSTANAREIVDALAEARTREPLPPVLVDSAPCKQNILLGEDASLARFPTPLLHDGDGGPYVNTWGTIVARTPDGSFTNWSIARIMMIDDTHMTGLVLHPQHIAQVWQQWADRGEPMPFALVQGGEPALPFVSGMPLPDGVEEAGYLGALLGEPLELVRCETVDLQVPASAEIVIEGHLSVERTGIEGPMGEFAGYRPSETSLQPVYTIEAITHRDDPIWPTVVEGEPVDEYHTATGLTLAAEVLTALRAADLPITSAWEPFDGASHLLVVSVATDWRDTLPGLSTGDLTQRITDVIAAQRFEALIPRTFVLDDDVDASDTGELMWALATRVHPTGRRIVREGTVLPLLSVYTPDERHTSTGPKVTYDALLPSAEEGREPRSSFRFIFPKEVQQRVLDHWND, from the coding sequence ATGGCCCGTATCAAGGACCTGCGCGCCTACCTCGACGCCCTCGACGCACTCGGCGACCTGCGCACCGTCGACCGGCTCGTCGATCCCGATCTGGAGGTCGGCGCGATCATCCGCCGCTCCTACGAAACCGTCGCCCCCGCGCCCCTGTTCACCCACATCAAGGACTCAGCCCCCGGTTTCCGGCTGCTGGGCGCTCCCGGCGCCCTGAGCTCCGCTCCCGGCCGCCCCCTGGCCCGTATCGCGCTCTCCCTCGGACTCGACTCCACCGCGAACGCCCGCGAGATCGTCGACGCCCTCGCCGAGGCCCGCACCCGTGAGCCCCTCCCGCCGGTGCTGGTCGACAGCGCACCGTGCAAGCAGAACATCCTGCTCGGCGAGGACGCCTCACTGGCCCGGTTCCCGACCCCGCTGCTGCACGACGGCGACGGCGGCCCCTACGTCAACACCTGGGGCACCATCGTCGCCCGCACCCCGGACGGGTCGTTCACCAACTGGTCCATCGCCCGGATCATGATGATCGACGACACCCATATGACCGGCCTGGTGCTGCACCCCCAGCACATCGCCCAGGTGTGGCAGCAGTGGGCCGACCGCGGCGAGCCGATGCCGTTCGCCCTGGTCCAGGGCGGCGAGCCGGCCCTGCCCTTCGTCTCAGGGATGCCCCTGCCGGACGGCGTGGAAGAAGCCGGCTACCTCGGCGCCCTGCTCGGCGAGCCCCTGGAACTGGTCCGGTGCGAGACCGTCGACCTCCAGGTGCCGGCGAGCGCCGAGATCGTCATCGAGGGGCACCTGTCCGTCGAACGCACCGGAATCGAGGGCCCGATGGGCGAGTTCGCCGGCTACCGCCCGAGCGAGACCTCCCTGCAGCCCGTCTACACCATCGAGGCCATCACCCACCGCGACGACCCCATCTGGCCGACCGTGGTCGAGGGCGAACCCGTCGACGAGTACCACACGGCCACCGGCCTCACCCTGGCCGCCGAAGTCCTGACCGCACTGCGCGCGGCGGACCTGCCCATCACCTCCGCCTGGGAACCGTTCGACGGTGCCTCGCACCTCCTGGTCGTCAGCGTCGCCACCGACTGGCGCGACACGCTCCCCGGCCTCTCCACCGGCGACCTCACCCAGCGGATCACCGACGTCATCGCCGCCCAGCGCTTCGAAGCCCTGATACCCCGCACCTTCGTCCTCGACGACGACGTGGACGCCTCCGACACCGGAGAACTGATGTGGGCGCTCGCCACCCGGGTGCACCCCACCGGCCGGCGGATCGTGCGCGAGGGCACGGTGCTGCCCCTGCTCTCCGTCTACACGCCGGACGAACGGCACACCTCGACGGGACCGAAGGTCACCTACGACGCCCTGCTCCCCTCCGCCGAAGAGGGCCGCGAGCCCCGAAGCTCCTTCCGCTTCATCTTCCCGAAGGAGGTCCAGCAGCGGGTGCTGGACCACTGGAACGACTGA
- a CDS encoding class I SAM-dependent methyltransferase codes for MNEITAQHHARTQPATEGWTFLVESIRNHRTVGSIAPSSKSLASMLAAPLLERASQSSNVLEVGAGTGSVTRTLLPLMPRGSRLDVVEANTHFAAHLRRLVRSHPNVLEKQEQVRVHNLFVEQLATDCRYDVIVSGLPFSNFSPQQVEDIMGRYLELLRPGGTLTYFSYCGSRWVRTFLTSRPQARRQRDVKGLLNRYHHRYAVGRWTVWGNLPPAEVWQLRRPIDAVTSSAC; via the coding sequence ATGAACGAAATCACTGCTCAGCACCACGCCCGGACTCAGCCTGCGACCGAAGGCTGGACCTTCTTAGTCGAATCGATACGGAACCATCGCACGGTGGGTTCCATCGCCCCCAGCAGTAAATCGCTGGCCAGTATGCTGGCTGCGCCATTGCTGGAACGAGCGTCGCAGAGTTCGAACGTTCTGGAAGTGGGCGCGGGTACCGGATCGGTCACCCGAACCCTGCTCCCCCTGATGCCTCGGGGAAGCCGACTGGACGTCGTGGAAGCCAACACCCACTTTGCCGCACACCTGCGTCGCCTGGTTCGCAGCCACCCGAACGTGCTGGAAAAGCAGGAGCAGGTGCGCGTCCACAACCTCTTCGTCGAGCAGCTCGCCACCGACTGCCGCTATGACGTGATCGTCTCCGGCCTGCCGTTCTCCAACTTCTCCCCGCAGCAGGTCGAGGACATCATGGGGCGCTACCTGGAACTGCTCCGCCCCGGGGGCACCCTCACCTACTTTTCCTACTGCGGCAGTCGCTGGGTGCGCACCTTTCTGACCTCCCGCCCGCAAGCCCGCCGTCAACGCGACGTCAAAGGTCTGTTGAACCGATACCACCACCGGTACGCGGTCGGCCGGTGGACCGTGTGGGGAAATCTGCCCCCCGCGGAGGTGTGGCAACTGCGCCGGCCGATCGATGCGGTGACCTCGTCGGCGTGCTGA
- a CDS encoding DinB family protein, which yields MEFLAEPPMTLTAPDELMAEYLDFYRDTVLRKLDGLSDEELRRSRVPSGWAPLEVLKHLAHVEMRWLQWGFSGETVSEPWGDMECRGGRWRVGPEETFDELGAFFREQCERSRAVVAGASWEDRAATLGGEVLPEDERPALGWILFHLLQEYARHVGHLDIARELADGSVGE from the coding sequence ATGGAATTCCTGGCAGAACCGCCCATGACCCTCACCGCTCCGGACGAACTGATGGCGGAGTACCTCGACTTCTACCGCGACACGGTGCTGCGCAAGCTCGACGGGCTGTCCGACGAGGAATTGCGCCGCAGCCGGGTTCCCTCGGGGTGGGCGCCGCTGGAAGTGCTCAAGCATCTCGCTCATGTCGAGATGCGGTGGCTCCAGTGGGGCTTTTCCGGTGAGACCGTGAGCGAGCCATGGGGCGATATGGAATGCCGCGGCGGCAGGTGGCGGGTCGGCCCGGAGGAGACGTTCGACGAACTCGGAGCATTCTTCAGGGAACAGTGCGAGCGGTCCCGGGCAGTCGTCGCCGGAGCGTCCTGGGAGGACCGTGCCGCGACCCTGGGCGGAGAGGTGCTGCCGGAGGACGAACGGCCCGCGCTGGGCTGGATCCTGTTCCACCTGCTCCAGGAGTACGCGCGGCACGTCGGCCATCTCGACATCGCACGCGAACTCGCCGACGGCAGCGTCGGCGAGTAG
- a CDS encoding MarR family winged helix-turn-helix transcriptional regulator: MKSRVCHTTPEAVIATPQTPHYLAGSPLHLLRRALQSYSAKWQEAVGDVTPPQYAVLLTVHECPGIDQSRLGEMTGIDLATLAPLVHRLELRGLLAREVDPANRRRKLLTLTGDGNATLDRIRPLSEAVDASVVGGLPDAHRAVLMESLRWISGAGQRSD; the protein is encoded by the coding sequence ATCAAGTCCCGCGTATGCCACACGACCCCGGAGGCCGTCATCGCCACGCCGCAGACACCCCACTACCTCGCGGGCTCTCCCCTGCACCTGCTGCGCCGTGCCCTGCAGAGCTACTCCGCGAAGTGGCAGGAAGCCGTCGGCGACGTCACACCGCCCCAGTACGCGGTGCTGCTGACCGTCCACGAGTGCCCGGGCATCGACCAGTCCCGGCTCGGTGAGATGACCGGGATCGACCTGGCCACCCTGGCTCCCCTCGTCCACCGCCTGGAACTCCGGGGCCTGCTCGCCCGCGAGGTCGACCCCGCGAACCGCCGCCGCAAACTCCTGACGCTCACGGGTGACGGCAACGCCACACTGGACCGGATCCGCCCCCTCAGCGAAGCCGTTGACGCCTCCGTCGTCGGCGGCCTGCCGGACGCGCATCGCGCCGTGCTGATGGAGTCCCTGCGGTGGATCAGCGGCGCCGGACAGCGTTCGGACTGA
- a CDS encoding fumarylacetoacetate hydrolase family protein, with protein MRTANLGNRLVLVHEDGVVDVEKASDGRFPSDPQGVFDRWEEFTAWARTPAARGAERLPLEERRLGAPVPRPRQVFAVALNYADHIEESALDTPARPAVFTKYPTSLAGPYDTVELPSATVDWEVELVAVIGVRAHRVRAEDAWKHVAGLTLGQDLSERRIQLQGPAPQFALGKSFPGFSPTGPVMVTPDEFADPDDLALGCAVDGETMQESRTGRMVFPLAEQIAWLSAVCPLLPGDLVFTGTPAGVGGARTPRRFLAPGEELHSWIDGIGALRNRLVTGPGYPDGPGA; from the coding sequence ATGCGCACAGCAAATCTCGGTAATCGTCTGGTCCTCGTTCACGAGGACGGGGTGGTCGACGTCGAGAAGGCCAGTGACGGTCGCTTCCCGTCCGACCCGCAGGGCGTCTTCGACCGCTGGGAGGAGTTCACGGCCTGGGCGCGGACGCCCGCCGCGCGGGGCGCCGAGCGATTGCCGCTGGAGGAGCGCCGGCTCGGCGCCCCCGTGCCGCGCCCGCGCCAGGTGTTCGCGGTCGCGCTGAACTACGCCGACCACATCGAGGAGTCCGCCCTCGACACCCCTGCTCGGCCGGCGGTCTTCACCAAGTACCCGACCTCGCTGGCCGGTCCGTACGACACGGTGGAGCTGCCCAGCGCGACGGTGGACTGGGAGGTCGAGCTGGTCGCGGTCATCGGCGTCCGGGCCCACCGGGTGCGGGCGGAGGACGCCTGGAAGCATGTCGCCGGTCTCACCCTGGGGCAGGATCTCTCGGAGCGTCGTATCCAACTCCAGGGACCGGCACCGCAGTTCGCGCTCGGCAAGTCGTTCCCCGGGTTCAGTCCGACCGGCCCGGTCATGGTCACGCCCGACGAGTTCGCCGATCCGGATGATCTGGCGCTCGGCTGTGCCGTAGACGGCGAGACGATGCAGGAGTCGCGTACCGGCCGGATGGTCTTCCCGCTCGCTGAGCAGATCGCCTGGCTCTCCGCCGTCTGCCCCCTGCTGCCCGGTGACCTGGTCTTCACCGGTACTCCCGCCGGTGTCGGCGGCGCCCGCACTCCGCGCCGGTTCCTGGCTCCCGGCGAGGAACTGCACAGCTGGATCGACGGCATCGGCGCGCTCCGCAACCGGCTGGTCACCGGCCCGGGTTACCCCGACGGCCCCGGCGCCTGA
- a CDS encoding SCO6745 family protein, translated as MTHSARRMFELLEPICLVTYFADECNEELAALGHRTYWDGYFASRAAPLGRVPAQVVHAAFYSFADGEAARHIPSAWETIPPEASVAARERGSATSLRRILGDEPADSPGLVRAADLTTKAATNAPTEGRMRYAGMRTLPVPGDPVARLWHSATMLREHRCDGHVAALVGARIGGTEAHVLDALARGIHPPGSFGRLHHLPKERLAAVMDGLRERGLVDADGRFTDAGRETKQRIEALTDELAAPPYDALSPAELDELAAELEPITATLVAAGSR; from the coding sequence ATGACGCACTCCGCCCGCCGCATGTTCGAGCTCCTGGAGCCGATCTGCCTGGTCACCTACTTCGCCGACGAGTGCAACGAGGAGCTGGCCGCGCTCGGCCACCGCACCTACTGGGACGGCTACTTCGCCAGCCGGGCCGCGCCGCTGGGGCGGGTTCCGGCGCAGGTCGTGCACGCGGCCTTCTACAGCTTCGCCGACGGGGAGGCCGCACGGCACATCCCGAGCGCGTGGGAGACGATCCCGCCCGAGGCGTCCGTCGCCGCGCGGGAGCGGGGCAGCGCGACCTCCCTGCGGCGGATCCTCGGCGACGAGCCGGCCGACTCCCCGGGCCTGGTGCGCGCCGCCGACCTGACCACCAAAGCCGCGACGAACGCGCCCACAGAAGGCCGGATGAGGTACGCCGGGATGCGCACCCTTCCGGTGCCGGGCGACCCGGTCGCCCGGCTGTGGCATTCCGCGACCATGCTGCGCGAGCACCGCTGTGACGGACACGTCGCCGCTCTCGTCGGCGCGCGCATCGGCGGCACGGAGGCTCACGTGCTGGACGCGCTGGCGCGGGGCATCCACCCGCCGGGGTCGTTCGGACGCCTCCATCACCTGCCGAAGGAGCGGCTGGCCGCGGTCATGGACGGCTTGCGCGAGCGCGGGCTCGTCGACGCGGACGGCCGGTTCACGGACGCCGGCCGCGAGACCAAGCAGCGCATCGAAGCCCTTACGGACGAGCTCGCCGCCCCGCCGTACGACGCCCTGTCTCCCGCCGAGCTCGACGAGCTGGCAGCCGAGCTCGAACCGATCACCGCGACGCTGGTGGCCGCGGGGTCGCGGTGA
- a CDS encoding non-oxidative hydroxyarylic acid decarboxylases subunit B, with translation MRRLVVGMTGATGAVLGIRLLQELRQQPDIETHLVMSRWARATVELETDWRARDVTRLADVVHGPEDQAASISSGSFRTDGMVVTPCSAKTLAAIRAGYGSDLISRAADVHLKEQRRLVLVVRETPLSTIHLENMLALSRMGVSLLPPMPAFYNRPASVDDVVDHLVARVLDQFGLDSRRAVRWEGPATARTRHARPDSTAPDRAVG, from the coding sequence ATGCGGCGACTGGTCGTGGGGATGACGGGTGCCACGGGCGCGGTCCTGGGCATCCGGTTGCTCCAGGAACTCCGGCAGCAGCCCGACATCGAGACCCACCTGGTGATGAGCCGCTGGGCCCGCGCCACCGTCGAGCTGGAGACCGACTGGAGAGCGCGCGACGTGACCCGCCTCGCCGATGTCGTGCACGGTCCGGAGGACCAGGCGGCGTCGATCTCCAGCGGTTCGTTCCGCACCGACGGCATGGTCGTCACGCCCTGCAGCGCGAAGACCCTCGCCGCGATCCGGGCCGGCTACGGCAGCGACCTCATCAGCCGTGCGGCGGACGTCCACCTCAAGGAGCAGCGGCGGCTGGTCCTGGTGGTGCGCGAGACCCCGCTGTCGACCATCCACCTGGAGAACATGCTGGCCCTGTCCAGGATGGGCGTCAGCCTGCTCCCGCCGATGCCGGCCTTCTACAACCGGCCCGCGAGCGTGGACGACGTGGTCGATCACCTCGTCGCGCGCGTGCTGGACCAGTTCGGCCTGGACAGCCGGCGGGCGGTCCGCTGGGAAGGGCCCGCCACCGCCCGCACCCGCCACGCCCGGCCCGACAGTACGGCCCCCGACCGGGCGGTGGGCTGA